GTCTGGACCCTGAGCTGGCCGCTCTCCGCCGCCCTCAGCCAGCACGTCTACCGGCGCATCGGCTTCCGTGACACGGCGCTGCTGGGCATCGGCGCGGCGACGCTGATCCTGTTCGCGTTCCCGTTCCTGCCGTATCCCGGCGAGGCCTGGCAGCCGGCCCTGCTGATGCTGCTGCTCGGCGCCGCGCTCGGCCTCTTCCAGCTCCCGCTCCTGGTCGGTGTGCAGTCGACGGTGGGCTGGTCGGAACGCGGCACCACGACCGCGTCCGTGCTGTTCTGCCGTCAGACCGGGCAGACGATCGGCGCGTCGGTGTTCGGCGCGGTCGCCAACGGGGTGCTGGCGGCCCGGCTGGGCGGCGCGGGCGATCTGGACTCCGTCACCCGCGCCCTCGCCTCCGACACGGCGCCCGAGGCCGTCCGGGACGCCGTCGCGAGCGCCGTGCACGCCGTCTATCTGGGCGCGGCCTGCGCGGCGGCACTCGCCTTCCTGGTGCTGCTGTGTGTGGCCCCACGACGGTTTCCCGTACTGACGGACTGACAGCCGGCGGACCGACGGGCCGGCGGACCGACGGACCGACCAGGTGACCCGCTGACGGGCCGCTCGCCCCACCACGCTCCTGTGAAGATGATCGCCACAAAGCCCACGGGAGTCACACAACTGTGGGGGTTAACGCGGGTAACACCCCAGGTCAGGCGGCATTTTGCGCAGTAAGCGCATACCGACCACTCAGTTTGGTGAAAACTCTTCGCAGCCGCCGTACTCCCGAGTAACGTGCGTCCCTCGCACCACCCCCCCACTCCCTGCGGTCCGCCGCCACGGACCCGAGCCACGCAAGGAGCACGGGATGTCACACGACCCGTCACGCCCCGGCCCGACCTACCCATGGCAGCCGCCACCCCAGCCGCCCGAGCCGCCCCGGCGCCGGCCGGCCGACCACGCCCCGCTGGGGCGCCACAGCGACCTGCGGGTCCTGCGCGGCGCCTACCGCCGCCAGCGGCGGGTGGCCACGCTCACCGCGCTCGGCTACTTCGTCGTCTTCCTGGTCCTGTCGGCGTTCGCGCCGTCCCTGATGACCGGCAGGGTCGCCGCCGGCCTTCCCGCGGGACTGCTGCTCGCCCTGCTCCAACTCCCGGTCACCTGCCTGGCTATCGCCCTGTACGAGCGGACCGCCCGCCGCCATGTGGACCCGCTCGCGGACCGCATCCGCAAACTCTCCGAGATCGACGCGAAGCGGGACGCGCGCGGAACCCGTACCAAGGAGGCCGGACGATGACGGAGTTCAGCGACGACGCGCAGACGATGTCCCTCGTCGCGTTCACCGCGATCGCCACGATCACGCTGCTGCTGTGCGTGATGACCGGCCCGGACCGCGACGACCTCGCCGAGTTCTACACCGGCTACCGCTCCCTCTCCCCGCTGCGCAACGGCCTGGCCATCGCGGGGGACTACATCTCGGCGGCCACCGTCCTGGGCACCGGCGGGGTGATCGCGCTGTGCGGCTACGACGGTGTCGTCCTCGCCCTCAGTACGGCCCTCTCCCTGATGCTGCTGATGTTCCTGCTGGCCGAACCGCTGCGCAACGCGGGCCGGTTCACCATGGGCGACGCGCTGGCCCGCCGTATGCCGGGGCGGGCGGTGCGCATCACGGCGTGCGCGGTGACGCTCGCCGCGCTGCTGCCGATGATGCTCGTGCAACTCGCCGGCACCGGCCAGCTCATCGCCTTCATCCTGGGGTTCTCCGGCGCCTCGGTGAAGACGGGCTGCGTCGTCTGCATGGGCGTGCTGATGATCAGCTACGCGGCGATCGGCGGTATGAAGGGCACCGCCCTCATCCAGATGCTGAAGATCGTGATGCTGCTCGGCTCCGGCACGGTCATCGCCGTGATCGTCCTGTACCGCTTCGACTGGAACCCGGGCACCCTCTTCGACGCGGCGGCCGAGGGCAGCGGGGTCGGCGACGCCTTCCTGCACTCGGGGCTGGAGTTCGCCGGCGGCCCCTTCCCCCGCGTCGACATGATCACCGCCCAGTTGTCGGTCGTCCTGGGCGGCGCCTGTCTGCCGCACATCACCATGCGCATGTACACCGCCTCCAGCGCCCGTCAGGTACGCCGGTCGATGTCCTGGGCGGTCTCCGGCGTCGCACTGTTCGTGCTGATCATGACGGTCGTCGGCTTCGGCGCGACGGCGATCGTCGGCCGCGCGGTCATCGCACAGGCGGACCCGCAGGGCAACACCGCCTACCTGCTGGGCTCCCGGGGCGCCTTCGGCAGCGAGGTGTCCACGGCCGAGACCC
The sequence above is a segment of the Streptomyces asoensis genome. Coding sequences within it:
- a CDS encoding DUF485 domain-containing protein codes for the protein MSHDPSRPGPTYPWQPPPQPPEPPRRRPADHAPLGRHSDLRVLRGAYRRQRRVATLTALGYFVVFLVLSAFAPSLMTGRVAAGLPAGLLLALLQLPVTCLAIALYERTARRHVDPLADRIRKLSEIDAKRDARGTRTKEAGR
- a CDS encoding sodium/solute symporter — translated: MTEFSDDAQTMSLVAFTAIATITLLLCVMTGPDRDDLAEFYTGYRSLSPLRNGLAIAGDYISAATVLGTGGVIALCGYDGVVLALSTALSLMLLMFLLAEPLRNAGRFTMGDALARRMPGRAVRITACAVTLAALLPMMLVQLAGTGQLIAFILGFSGASVKTGCVVCMGVLMISYAAIGGMKGTALIQMLKIVMLLGSGTVIAVIVLYRFDWNPGTLFDAAAEGSGVGDAFLHSGLEFAGGPFPRVDMITAQLSVVLGGACLPHITMRMYTASSARQVRRSMSWAVSGVALFVLIMTVVGFGATAIVGRAVIAQADPQGNTAYLLGSRGAFGSEVSTAETLLFTAVTTAIFLTVLASVAGMILACANSLAHDVFAARDPHMSARREMLLARLSALAVGVPTILLAAQVQHRSLQPLVTLSFCLGASALAPALVYSLFWRRYTRTGLLATLIGGTLSVLILMPGTNLVSGSPVSAFPEADFNWFPFTTTGIVTVPLGFAFGWLGTVVSGRRKAEEQRRQYEAVEGWILAGAGRREG